The proteins below come from a single Mesobacillus jeotgali genomic window:
- the sigI gene encoding RNA polymerase sigma factor SigI, which translates to MLSLLFMAKKKRRPLEETVEKIHQGDVALREELIDSYKPFIAKTVSSVCKRYIHESDDEFSIGLIAFNEAIQKYSSEKGNSLLSFAEVMIKRRVIDYIRQQSRNQNLSFHISNDPTEEEQQRSTIEDELSLDEFRKKTEQELRREEIIQFQGILKDFDLSFQDLLEQSPKHADARKNAMLVAKSMVENEELKNLLLDKKRLPIKQLEDMVNVSRKTIERNRKYIIAIALILIGDYVYLKDYIKGVLET; encoded by the coding sequence TTGCTAAGTTTATTGTTCATGGCAAAGAAAAAGCGCAGGCCGCTGGAAGAAACCGTAGAAAAGATCCACCAGGGGGATGTTGCTTTAAGAGAAGAATTAATTGATTCTTACAAGCCATTTATTGCAAAGACTGTTTCGTCTGTCTGCAAGAGATACATACATGAGTCGGACGATGAATTTAGCATTGGCCTCATCGCTTTTAATGAGGCAATCCAGAAATATTCATCTGAAAAAGGGAATTCATTATTAAGCTTTGCAGAAGTCATGATTAAGCGAAGGGTAATTGATTATATCCGCCAGCAGAGCCGGAATCAAAACCTGAGCTTCCATATATCGAATGACCCGACTGAGGAAGAACAACAGAGGTCGACGATTGAAGATGAGCTTTCTCTTGATGAGTTTAGAAAGAAAACTGAACAGGAACTCAGAAGAGAAGAAATCATTCAATTCCAGGGTATCCTGAAAGATTTCGACCTATCTTTCCAGGACTTGCTCGAGCAGTCGCCTAAACATGCAGATGCGCGTAAAAACGCCATGCTTGTTGCAAAATCAATGGTTGAAAACGAGGAGTTAAAGAATTTGCTTCTTGATAAAAAACGCTTGCCAATCAAGCAATTAGAAGACATGGTCAATGTCAGCAGAAAAACCATAGAGAGAAACAGAAAATATATTATTGCAATTGCACTTATTTTAATTGGGGATTATGTATATCTAAAGGATTATATTAAAGGGGTGTTAGAGACATGA